The genome window CAGTTGAAAGTGTTGTTGCTGCGCTGGAAGGAAACGGACGACTGGTGTTTGCCGGGGGGACGAATTTTACACGAGGAAAATATGGATGAGGCCGCCCATCGGAGCCTGCGCGAACGCACGGGTCTGCACGAGATATTTCTGCAGCAGTTTCATACTTTTGGCGACGTTCTGCGGTACAAGAATTTCAGCCAGCAGGAGACGTTGCTTAAACTGGGTTTGCCTGATGATGCGCTGCATGAGTTTATCAATCGGGATGTATCGGTCGGGTATTACGCGCTGGTTGAGTTTGCCGAAGTGACGCCCACCCCCGATTTTTTCACGGACGAATGTCGCTGGTGGGATGTCGATCAGATTCCGCTGCTGCTGTTCGATCATAACGACATGATTGTGCTGGCCCTGAAAACCCTTCGTCGTCAACTGACATACCAGCCTATTGGCTATAATCTGTTGCCTGACAAGTTTACGATGCCTGATTTACAACAGCTTTACGAAACGATTCTGGGGCAATCGCTCGACCGCCGAAATTTTCAGAAGCGAATGCTGGGCTACGGCATTCTGGAACGGCTGGAAGAGCGAAAGACGGGTGGTGCCCACAAAGCACCGTACCTCTACAGGTTCAATAAAGAGAACTACGAAAAAGCACTGGCCGACGAAATTCTGTTTGTGGGCTAACTGATCTGATTGTTGCAAAAGGCAAAAAGGCGTCATGTGAGTTTAGTACATGTGATTCTTTTGACTAGTCTTGCTTTGAAAACACTATAAAAAGCCTGACCTAATCTTGACATTTACGACAGACACGACACGTCTATAACATGCAACCTAAGTACCTTTCTGTTATAATTTTGTCAGCTCTACTTTGTTTGGCAGGATGCGGTGAATACCATCATGTAGGTTCAATCATAGTGTCGTTCCCTGATCGGATTTCGGCGGAAAATAAAGCTTTGACCTGTTTACTGGATGACTATGATGATATGCCCGGTGACACGTTTAGGAAAGTGTCCTACAGCTATGTTAAGGATAAGCGTGTGATAAGAAATGCGATCTGGTACCACAAGAGGAATGCAAGATTAGCCATAGAATATGATATACACAGTGGCTATTGCTGTATGTGGAAAGGGGTAACTAAGTCAAAACTAACCCAATTGGTAAAGATGGAGAAAGGAATATTGCAGGCTGATTCTCTGGCAGAACCCGATCCTGTTGGCTATCGGGGAGATTTTTTAAAAACGAGTATAGAATGAAAATGCAGACGTATTGATTGTTGACTCTTCCCGACGGATTTTTTAGCAATATCAGGTCGGCTTCTCCTGAAAAAAGCTGAACGGTGACTGCTGCATGAGAAGATGTACGTTTCTTCGCTGAACTTAATCGCCTAAACAAAGCAGCGGAGAGAGATACGGTATCAATCGACTTTTGCAATAGCAACCGACCTTTTGTCCACCCGAATTTGTTATGGCTGTATACTAGCTGCTATTACCAAACGTTTGCAAAAAACCTTCTAACGGTAGGATGGTTAACTAAGCCGCAACAGTACCTAACACAATGAATACACAGATTCGTGTGGCGCTTGATCGAACGCCTAACACCAACCACACCGGATTTTACGTTGCTCTGGCCAATGGATCCTATAAAGAGGCCGGGCTCGATGTTGAGTTTATTTCTCCGGATCAGGATGATTACCAGTTGATGCCCGCCCGTCGACTGGCACAGAACAAGTGTGAATTAGCGATTACGCCCTCCGAAAGCGTGATCAGTTACCAGACCAATGGTACGCCCTTGATCGCCGTAGCAACCGTACTGGCCCGCGATATCAGCGCGATCGTGACCCTGCGGGATAGCGGCATTGAGCGACCACAGCAATTAGACGGAAAAGTGTATGCGTCGTATGGCGCGCGGTACGAGGAAGATATTATTCGTCAGCTGATTCAGAACGACGAGGGACGGGGTCAATTCGTATCGCACAAATCGAGCTGGTCAGGTATCTGGAAATCCTTACTGACGCGTGAGGTCGATGCCGCTTGGTTCTGGCTAACCTGGGAAGGTGTCCGCGCTGATATTGAGGGTGTTGACCTGAACCAGTTTCTATTTGACGATTACGACATTCCGTATGGTTACAATCCATTGTTAACCGCTCATAAGGACTGGGTCGATACCAATCCGGATGCGTTACGCCGGTTTCTGAATGCAACCGCTGCCGGTTTTCGCTTTGCCGTCAAAAAACCTGACGAAGCGGCCCGTATGCTGATCAAAACGGCCAATCATCCGGCGCTAATCAGTAAAAACTTCGTAGAACAAAGCCAGCAAATGGTCTCATGCTATTACCTGGACGGTGAAGGAAACTGGGGATACATGCACCGGAGTGTGTGGTTGTCCTTCGTGAACTGGATGATTCGCAACCGCATGCTAACCGATCGAACCGGTGAACTGATTCAGCAAATGGACCCCGATACGCTGTTCACCAATGAGTTCCTGGAAAACGTTTCTGCAACTATTCGTCTTTGACGTAGACCTCGTATGAGGATTCCGGCGCAGGGAAGTGCGCCGGAGATTATCCGTTAACCGCCAATGGTGGACATCGACTCAGTCACGGTATCGCGGCTTTGTTCAGCCTCAAAACCTGTAGCGGGCCGATGAGCGAATGCCTGCAGGAAAGCCGCCGTCAATTCATCGTCCGATGCACCGGCACGCAGTAAGGCGCGAACATCCAGCACGCCGTTATCGTACAGACACGTTTTGAGCGTTCCCTGCGCCGTTAACCGGATGCGGTTGCAGGTTCCGCAGAATGTCCGGCTGAAGGCGGCAATGACGCCGAGCGTGCCCTGATGGCCCGGAACCTGATACGTTGCCGATGTTGAAAAAGGCGGGTCAGGTAATTTTTGCAAATCGGGATAATGAGCGCGAATTTCGTCTACGATCCGTCGATGTGTCCAATGCAACACAGGGTAGTGGCTACCCTCCCCGTTGAATGGCATTTCTTCGATAAACCGCACATCGACGGGGAGCGTCCGGGTCATGTCGACCAGCGGAATAATATCCTGCGTGTTCTGACCGTCCATGACAACCGCGTTGATTTTCGTTTGAATACCAGCCGTCAGCAGCGCATCGAGCGTATTCATGACCGCCGGTAACTCATCCCGACGGGTGATCTGCCGGAACCGTTCGCGATCCAGCGTATCCAGACTCAGGTTAACAGAGCGAACGCCAAGTGCGGCTAAATCGG of Spirosoma agri contains these proteins:
- a CDS encoding NUDIX hydrolase encodes the protein MEYKKKVQQLIVDLKTNYLLSVSIDCVIFGFHAGQLKVLLLRWKETDDWCLPGGRILHEENMDEAAHRSLRERTGLHEIFLQQFHTFGDVLRYKNFSQQETLLKLGLPDDALHEFINRDVSVGYYALVEFAEVTPTPDFFTDECRWWDVDQIPLLLFDHNDMIVLALKTLRRQLTYQPIGYNLLPDKFTMPDLQQLYETILGQSLDRRNFQKRMLGYGILERLEERKTGGAHKAPYLYRFNKENYEKALADEILFVG
- a CDS encoding ABC transporter substrate-binding protein encodes the protein MNTQIRVALDRTPNTNHTGFYVALANGSYKEAGLDVEFISPDQDDYQLMPARRLAQNKCELAITPSESVISYQTNGTPLIAVATVLARDISAIVTLRDSGIERPQQLDGKVYASYGARYEEDIIRQLIQNDEGRGQFVSHKSSWSGIWKSLLTREVDAAWFWLTWEGVRADIEGVDLNQFLFDDYDIPYGYNPLLTAHKDWVDTNPDALRRFLNATAAGFRFAVKKPDEAARMLIKTANHPALISKNFVEQSQQMVSCYYLDGEGNWGYMHRSVWLSFVNWMIRNRMLTDRTGELIQQMDPDTLFTNEFLENVSATIRL
- the moaA gene encoding GTP 3',8-cyclase MoaA; translated protein: MIYDNHNRPISYLRLAVTDRCNLRCFYCMPEVGIKYLPKHQLLTYEEMERLVRVLARLGVQKVRITGGEPFVRTGLMDFLHRLAEINGLNDISLTTNGVLTAPHVADLAALGVRSVNLSLDTLDRERFRQITRRDELPAVMNTLDALLTAGIQTKINAVVMDGQNTQDIIPLVDMTRTLPVDVRFIEEMPFNGEGSHYPVLHWTHRRIVDEIRAHYPDLQKLPDPPFSTSATYQVPGHQGTLGVIAAFSRTFCGTCNRIRLTAQGTLKTCLYDNGVLDVRALLRAGASDDELTAAFLQAFAHRPATGFEAEQSRDTVTESMSTIGG